In a single window of the Neisseria subflava genome:
- a CDS encoding ABC transporter ATP-binding protein encodes MSSTPFIEMKDVAFAYGDRPILNNINFSIPQGNFAAVMGGSGSGKTTLMRLITGQIRPQSGKVLIEGRDLAAFSAQELYEHRRRMGVLFQHGALFTDLSVFDNIAFPMRELTDLPEAVIRDLVLLKLNAVGLRGIENLMPSELSGGMSRRVALARTIALDPEIMLYDEPFTGLDPISLGVIAHLISRANKALRSTSVMVTHDIERSLEIVDQVIFLAHGEIMFSGSPEEMRELDSPWVRQFVGGLADGPVAYRYPAQTTLKQDLLG; translated from the coding sequence ATGAGTTCCACACCCTTCATCGAAATGAAAGACGTTGCCTTCGCATATGGCGACCGTCCTATTCTGAACAACATCAACTTCAGCATTCCACAAGGCAATTTCGCCGCCGTAATGGGTGGTTCGGGCAGCGGTAAAACCACGCTGATGCGCCTGATTACGGGTCAAATCCGCCCACAATCGGGCAAAGTGCTGATTGAAGGGCGTGATTTGGCCGCATTTTCAGCGCAGGAGCTGTACGAACACCGCCGCCGCATGGGCGTTTTGTTCCAACACGGCGCATTGTTCACCGACTTATCCGTCTTCGACAACATCGCCTTCCCCATGCGCGAGCTGACGGATTTACCCGAAGCGGTCATTCGCGATTTAGTATTACTGAAACTGAATGCAGTCGGTTTGCGCGGCATTGAAAACCTGATGCCTTCCGAGCTTTCCGGCGGTATGTCACGCCGCGTCGCCCTTGCGCGTACGATTGCGCTCGACCCTGAAATCATGTTGTACGACGAGCCTTTTACCGGCCTCGACCCGATTTCGCTGGGCGTCATCGCCCACCTCATCAGCCGCGCCAACAAAGCCCTGCGCTCAACCAGCGTCATGGTAACGCATGATATTGAAAGGTCACTGGAAATTGTCGATCAAGTCATTTTCTTGGCACACGGCGAAATCATGTTCTCCGGCTCGCCCGAAGAAATGCGCGAACTCGACTCGCCTTGGGTACGCCAGTTTGTCGGCGGTTTGGCAGACGGCCCTGTCGCCTACCGCTATCCGGCGCAAACGACTTTAAAACAAGACTTGCTGGGCTGA